The proteins below are encoded in one region of Micromonospora yangpuensis:
- a CDS encoding ABC transporter substrate-binding protein: MSETSRKFSRRSALLVPLLTVGLVAAGCGAPGEEQPTTDTNQPVSTELGSDPITLELYAETGFPLAKALADEFTKQHPNVTFNIREDQFTVITENAPRVLASDNSPDIIRLPTMVDLVKDGLLKNLDPYFEAYDWDRFPASQLVQSRLADGGALRGSGSLYGMGLGYSVTGVFYNRKLAEQVGMTQPPATIAEFEDLLAKAKSAGVQPIVQFNKNTAGINFPHQALQNQFGDPAQVADWIFQKPGATFDTPAALKATQSIQKWAQAGYFTKDANALDYATMVGEFQKGNGLFMFNGDWESGNLDQSMTGNVGFFLFPAESAGGKHVAMSAPNTFGIGAKAKNPDAAAFFLNWLHTNDKAREISVKVGGSHPGGPSDLPLPAVEEGTVLAETLKASQQLGAENGAVDFTANATGGIFAAAITPEMQKLIAGQQNPEGYVKAVQAEYEKELSR, encoded by the coding sequence GTGTCCGAAACATCGCGGAAGTTCTCCCGGCGCAGCGCGCTGCTCGTCCCGTTGCTGACGGTCGGCCTGGTCGCGGCGGGCTGCGGCGCACCCGGCGAGGAGCAGCCGACGACCGACACCAACCAGCCGGTCAGCACCGAGCTGGGCAGCGACCCGATCACCCTCGAGCTGTACGCCGAGACCGGGTTCCCGCTGGCCAAGGCGCTGGCCGACGAGTTCACCAAGCAGCATCCGAACGTCACGTTCAACATCCGCGAGGACCAGTTCACGGTGATCACCGAGAACGCGCCACGGGTGCTCGCCTCGGACAACTCGCCCGACATCATCCGGCTGCCCACCATGGTCGACCTGGTCAAGGACGGGCTGCTGAAGAACCTCGACCCGTACTTCGAGGCGTACGACTGGGACCGTTTCCCGGCCTCGCAGCTGGTGCAGTCGCGGCTGGCCGACGGCGGTGCGCTGCGCGGCTCCGGTTCGCTGTACGGGATGGGCCTGGGCTACAGCGTGACCGGCGTCTTCTACAACAGGAAACTGGCCGAGCAGGTAGGCATGACCCAGCCGCCGGCCACCATCGCCGAGTTCGAGGACCTGCTGGCCAAGGCCAAGTCGGCGGGGGTCCAGCCGATCGTGCAGTTCAACAAGAACACCGCCGGCATCAACTTCCCGCACCAGGCGCTGCAGAACCAGTTCGGCGACCCGGCGCAGGTGGCGGACTGGATCTTCCAGAAGCCGGGTGCCACCTTCGACACCCCCGCCGCGCTGAAGGCGACCCAGAGCATCCAGAAGTGGGCGCAGGCCGGGTACTTCACCAAGGACGCCAACGCCCTGGACTACGCCACCATGGTCGGCGAGTTCCAGAAGGGCAACGGGCTGTTCATGTTCAACGGCGACTGGGAGTCGGGCAACCTCGACCAGAGCATGACCGGCAACGTGGGCTTCTTCCTCTTCCCCGCCGAGAGCGCCGGCGGTAAGCACGTGGCGATGTCCGCGCCGAACACCTTCGGCATCGGCGCCAAGGCCAAGAACCCGGACGCCGCCGCGTTCTTCCTCAACTGGCTGCACACCAACGACAAGGCCCGGGAGATCTCGGTCAAGGTCGGCGGCTCGCACCCGGGCGGCCCCAGCGACCTGCCCCTGCCCGCCGTCGAGGAGGGCACCGTGCTGGCCGAGACCCTCAAGGCCTCGCAGCAGCTCGGCGCCGAGAACGGCGCGGTGGACTTCACCGCCAACGCCACCGGTGGGATCTTCGCCGCGGCCATCACCCCGGAGATGCAGAAGCTGATCGCCGGCCAGCAGAACCCCGAGGGGTACGTCAAGGCGGTCCAGGCCGAGTACGAGAAGGAACTGTCCCGGTGA
- a CDS encoding LacI family DNA-binding transcriptional regulator: protein MGRSRVTLADVARRAGLSKTAASMVLNGREGTRLSAEAHQRVFAAAEELGYRPNIAARSLRTRKTATIAFVSDIVATTRFAGELIRGAVDAARERDHVLLITETQGDATFERYAIEAMLDRQVDGVIYAAMATRRLSVPPAILNGPVVLLNATSTDDLPRVLPDDEQAGRTAAGTLLAHGHHDRIAIIGRHQLKEEDPEVSLAATARLTGIRDALGAAGVRPLTEVASAEWQPEHGYAAMRTLLRRSVRPSAVICMNDRLAFGVYQALGEAGLTVPHDISVISFDDDPIAAWLRPGLSTVALPHEQMGRRAVELLLDGADNRPVMVPMRLRRRMSVARLAPGPEAPRPRPGAEPAGPPATADDPTAVVTPDPPGPAGRTADPVA, encoded by the coding sequence ATGGGCCGCAGCAGAGTGACCCTGGCCGACGTGGCCCGGCGGGCCGGCCTGTCCAAGACCGCCGCGTCGATGGTGCTCAACGGCCGGGAGGGCACCCGACTCTCCGCCGAGGCCCACCAACGCGTCTTCGCCGCCGCCGAGGAGCTCGGCTACCGGCCCAACATCGCCGCCCGCAGCCTGCGTACCCGCAAGACCGCCACCATCGCCTTCGTCTCCGACATCGTCGCCACCACCCGGTTCGCCGGTGAGCTGATCCGGGGCGCGGTGGACGCCGCCCGGGAACGGGACCACGTCCTGCTCATCACCGAGACCCAGGGTGACGCCACGTTCGAGCGGTACGCGATCGAGGCGATGCTCGACCGCCAGGTCGACGGGGTCATCTACGCCGCCATGGCCACCCGCCGGCTGAGCGTGCCACCGGCCATCCTGAACGGACCGGTGGTGCTGCTCAACGCCACCAGCACCGACGACCTGCCCCGTGTCCTGCCCGACGACGAGCAGGCCGGCCGGACCGCCGCCGGCACCCTGCTCGCCCACGGTCACCACGACCGGATCGCCATCATCGGGCGCCACCAGCTCAAGGAGGAGGACCCGGAGGTCTCGCTGGCCGCGACCGCCCGGCTCACCGGCATCCGGGACGCGCTCGGCGCCGCCGGGGTCCGACCCCTGACCGAGGTGGCCAGCGCCGAGTGGCAGCCCGAGCACGGTTACGCCGCCATGCGCACCCTGTTGCGCCGCTCCGTCCGACCGAGTGCGGTGATCTGCATGAACGACCGGCTCGCGTTCGGCGTCTACCAGGCGCTCGGCGAGGCGGGCCTGACGGTCCCCCACGACATCTCGGTCATCTCGTTCGACGACGACCCGATCGCCGCCTGGCTGCGCCCCGGGCTGTCCACGGTGGCCCTCCCGCACGAGCAGATGGGGCGTCGGGCGGTGGAACTCCTGCTCGACGGCGCCGACAACAGGCCGGTCATGGTGCCCATGCGGTTGCGGCGGCGGATGTCGGTCGCCCGCCTGGCACCCGGTCCCGAGGCGCCCCGGCCGAGACCCGGTGCCGAGCCCGCCGGACCACCGGCCACCGCGGACGACCCGACGGCGGTGGTCACGCCCGATCCACCGGGACCCGCTGGCCGTACCGCGGATCCGGTGGCCTGA
- a CDS encoding endo-1,4-beta-xylanase: protein MTRTRSLRTAVTLAAAGVLAVGMTLTLAPSASAGTTLRAAAAEKGRYFGAAVGTGKFSNTTYMNVLNREFNSLVAENEMKWDATEPQQGRFNYTGGDRIVSHARANGMTVRGHALLWHAQQPGWAQGMSGSALRNAAINHVTQVATHFRGQIHSWDVVNEAFADGGSGGRRDSNLQRTGNDWIEAAFRAARAADPGAKLCYNDYNTDGINAKSTGIYNMVRDFKARGVPIDCVGFQSHLGTGLASDYQANLQRFADLGVDVQITELDVMQGGNQANIFGAVTRACMAVTRCTGITVWGVRDCDSWRGSDNALLFDCNGNKKPAYDAVLNALNAGQGNPTTPPPNPTTTPPNPTTPPPNPTTPPPGTGGCSATVSLNSWTGGFVATVRVTAGSGGTRGWTVSLTLPGGASVTNTWSASASGSSGTVRFTNVEYNGQLGAGQSTEFGFQGNGSATGVTPTCTAS from the coding sequence ATGACACGAACGAGAAGCCTGAGAACGGCGGTGACCCTCGCCGCCGCCGGCGTCCTGGCTGTCGGCATGACGCTGACCCTGGCCCCGTCCGCCAGCGCCGGGACGACCCTGCGAGCGGCGGCGGCCGAGAAGGGTCGGTACTTCGGCGCCGCGGTCGGGACGGGCAAGTTCTCCAACACCACCTACATGAACGTGCTCAACCGCGAGTTCAACAGCCTGGTGGCCGAGAACGAGATGAAGTGGGACGCCACCGAGCCCCAGCAGGGGCGCTTCAACTACACCGGCGGTGACCGGATCGTCAGTCACGCCCGCGCCAACGGCATGACCGTCCGCGGCCACGCCCTGCTCTGGCACGCCCAGCAGCCCGGCTGGGCACAGGGCATGTCCGGCAGCGCCCTGCGCAACGCCGCGATCAACCACGTCACCCAGGTCGCCACCCACTTCCGGGGCCAGATCCACTCCTGGGACGTGGTGAACGAGGCGTTCGCCGACGGCGGCAGCGGTGGCCGGCGTGACTCGAACCTGCAGCGCACCGGCAACGACTGGATCGAGGCGGCGTTCCGCGCCGCGCGGGCCGCCGACCCGGGCGCGAAGCTCTGCTACAACGACTACAACACCGACGGGATCAACGCGAAGTCCACCGGCATCTACAACATGGTGCGTGACTTCAAGGCCCGGGGCGTGCCGATCGACTGCGTCGGCTTCCAGTCCCACCTGGGCACGGGCCTGGCCAGCGACTACCAGGCCAACCTGCAGCGCTTCGCCGACCTCGGCGTGGACGTGCAGATCACCGAGCTGGACGTGATGCAGGGCGGCAACCAGGCCAACATCTTCGGCGCCGTCACCCGGGCCTGCATGGCGGTCACCCGCTGCACCGGCATCACCGTGTGGGGCGTGCGGGACTGCGACTCCTGGCGCGGCAGCGACAACGCCCTGTTGTTCGACTGCAACGGCAACAAGAAGCCCGCGTACGACGCCGTGCTGAACGCGCTCAACGCCGGCCAGGGTAACCCGACCACGCCGCCGCCGAACCCGACGACGACCCCGCCGAACCCGACCACCCCACCACCGAACCCGACGACCCCGCCGCCCGGCACCGGTGGTTGCTCGGCCACGGTGTCGCTGAACTCGTGGACCGGTGGGTTCGTGGCGACGGTACGGGTGACGGCCGGCTCGGGCGGTACCCGGGGCTGGACGGTGAGCCTCACCCTGCCGGGTGGCGCCAGCGTCACCAACACCTGGAGCGCCTCGGCCAGTGGCAGTTCGGGCACGGTGCGGTTCACCAACGTCGAGTACAACGGCCAGCTCGGGGCCGGCCAGTCGACGGAGTTCGGTTTCCAGGGCAACGGCAGCGCCACCGGGGTGACCCCGACCTGCACCGCCAGCTGA
- a CDS encoding extracellular catalytic domain type 1 short-chain-length polyhydroxyalkanoate depolymerase yields MRTRITLLAVALATVLATTTAVVTAPAPASAATLTQVTNFGTNPTNLQMHLYVPDRLAARPGLLLALHYCTGSGPAVHTGFGLSALADRYGFIVVYPSVTRSSKCWDVSSAQALRRGGGSDPVGLKSMVDHVRQRYPVDTERITLAGFSSGAMMANVMLGLYPDVFTAGVSSSGVPLGCFATTNGSEWNSECSGGRIVKTPQQWGDLVRNAYPGYTGRRPRIQIWHGTTDTTLSYVNFGEQIKQWTNVHGLSQTPSYTDYPQASATRTRYGGTGGTAPVEAISFQGYGHSIPFDAAQAIRFVGLDTTSPTPPPSPTTPPPTNPTTPPPSPTTTPPPGTGGCSASMSVNSWTGGFVATVRVTAGAAGTTGWTVTVALPAGTSVTNTWSAVAGGSSGTVRFTNVDYNGRLGAGQSTEFGFQGNGSVTGVTPTCTAS; encoded by the coding sequence ATGAGGACGAGGATCACCCTGCTGGCCGTCGCCCTGGCGACCGTCCTGGCGACGACGACGGCCGTGGTCACCGCACCCGCTCCGGCCTCGGCCGCGACGCTGACCCAGGTGACGAACTTCGGTACCAACCCCACCAATCTGCAGATGCACCTCTACGTGCCGGACCGGCTCGCCGCCCGACCGGGACTGCTGCTCGCCCTGCACTACTGCACCGGCAGCGGCCCGGCGGTGCACACCGGCTTCGGCCTCAGCGCCCTGGCCGACCGGTACGGCTTCATCGTGGTCTACCCGTCGGTGACCCGGAGCAGCAAGTGCTGGGACGTCTCCTCGGCACAGGCGCTGCGGCGGGGTGGCGGCAGCGACCCCGTCGGTCTGAAGTCGATGGTCGACCACGTCCGGCAGCGTTACCCCGTCGACACGGAACGGATCACCCTCGCGGGCTTCTCCTCCGGGGCCATGATGGCCAACGTGATGCTCGGCCTCTACCCGGACGTCTTCACCGCCGGGGTGAGCTCCTCCGGTGTGCCGCTGGGCTGCTTCGCCACCACCAACGGCTCGGAGTGGAACAGCGAGTGCTCCGGTGGACGGATCGTGAAGACCCCCCAGCAATGGGGTGACCTGGTGCGCAACGCCTACCCGGGCTACACCGGCCGGCGCCCGCGGATCCAGATCTGGCACGGCACCACGGACACCACGCTGAGCTATGTGAACTTCGGTGAGCAGATCAAGCAGTGGACCAACGTCCACGGCCTGTCCCAGACCCCCAGCTACACCGACTACCCGCAGGCCAGCGCCACCCGGACCCGATACGGCGGTACCGGCGGCACCGCGCCGGTCGAGGCAATCAGCTTCCAGGGGTACGGCCACTCCATCCCCTTCGACGCCGCCCAGGCCATCCGGTTCGTCGGCCTGGACACCACGAGCCCCACCCCGCCACCGAGCCCGACCACCCCACCGCCGACGAACCCGACCACCCCACCGCCGAGCCCGACCACCACGCCGCCGCCCGGTACGGGTGGTTGTTCGGCATCGATGTCGGTCAACTCGTGGACCGGTGGGTTCGTGGCCACGGTGCGGGTGACGGCCGGCGCGGCCGGCACCACCGGCTGGACGGTGACCGTCGCACTGCCCGCCGGGACCAGCGTGACCAACACCTGGAGCGCCGTGGCCGGTGGCAGTTCGGGCACGGTGCGGTTCACCAACGTCGACTACAACGGTCGGCTCGGGGCCGGCCAGTCGACGGAGTTCGGTTTCCAGGGCAACGGCAGCGTCACCGGGGTGACCCCGACCTGCACCGCCAGCTGA
- a CDS encoding sulfatase, with translation MSLSTRVRRLPGDGGRAAPDDARLDEAAEPTAAPADEHDAGTAGRRSLPAAVLTALAGLLVVLVLTAPHDYSRLTPAAFVRLPLEALLVVAVLLALPPRPRRLVAVLVGVALGLLGILKLLDLGFSASWSRAFNLALDWTLFGPAFGYLTESYGRPAAIGIAVALALLAIALPVLLALAMLRLTRLVVRHHTGTTRTVATLVVVWVACAAFGVQVAPGVPVADTSATTLANGHAFQIRQSADDRESFSAALDADPFRDTPGDQLLTALRGKDVVFAFVESYGRDAVEDPEFAPQVGALLDTGTRELGAAGFTARSGFLTSPTIGGGSWLAHATLLSGLWIDNQQRHSTLLTTDRMTLGDAFRRSGWQTVGVMPAVTKAWPEGAFYGYERFYDANKLAYRGPKFSFGTMPDQYTLASWRRLEQARPAGPPVMTELSLVSSHSPWTPVPPLVDWADIDAGGAVFKGTAGDGKGDERRGLARIRADYRESVEYTLGALISYVKTYGDDDLVLVILGDHQPAPVVTGDNPSHDVPITIVARDRAVMDRISGWDWQDGLKPGPQAPVWRMDAFRDRFLTAFGP, from the coding sequence TTGTCACTCTCGACGCGGGTACGTCGGCTGCCGGGCGACGGCGGGCGGGCGGCACCCGACGACGCGCGCCTGGACGAGGCAGCCGAGCCGACGGCGGCCCCGGCCGACGAGCACGACGCCGGGACCGCGGGCCGGCGCTCCCTGCCGGCGGCGGTGCTGACCGCCCTGGCCGGGTTGCTGGTGGTGCTCGTGCTCACCGCGCCGCACGACTACAGCCGGCTCACCCCGGCGGCCTTCGTCCGGCTGCCCCTGGAGGCGCTGCTGGTCGTCGCCGTGCTGCTCGCCCTGCCGCCGCGCCCGCGCCGGCTGGTCGCCGTGCTCGTCGGGGTGGCCCTGGGGCTGCTGGGCATCCTGAAGCTGCTCGACCTGGGCTTCTCCGCGTCATGGAGCCGCGCGTTCAACCTGGCGTTGGACTGGACGCTCTTCGGCCCGGCCTTCGGTTACCTCACCGAGTCCTACGGCCGCCCCGCCGCGATCGGCATCGCGGTCGCGTTGGCGCTGCTGGCGATCGCGCTGCCGGTCCTGCTCGCGCTGGCGATGCTGCGGTTGACCCGCCTGGTGGTCCGGCACCACACCGGCACCACCCGGACCGTCGCGACGCTGGTGGTGGTCTGGGTGGCGTGCGCCGCGTTCGGCGTGCAGGTGGCCCCGGGCGTGCCGGTCGCGGACACCTCCGCGACCACCCTGGCCAACGGCCACGCCTTCCAGATCCGGCAGAGCGCCGACGACCGGGAGAGCTTCTCCGCCGCACTGGATGCCGACCCGTTCCGGGACACCCCCGGCGACCAGCTCCTGACCGCGTTGCGCGGCAAGGACGTGGTCTTCGCCTTCGTGGAGAGCTACGGCCGGGACGCGGTCGAGGACCCCGAGTTCGCCCCGCAGGTCGGCGCGCTCCTGGACACCGGCACCCGGGAGCTGGGCGCGGCCGGTTTCACCGCACGCAGCGGCTTCCTCACCTCGCCGACGATCGGCGGCGGCAGCTGGCTGGCCCACGCCACCCTGCTCTCCGGGCTCTGGATCGACAACCAGCAGCGGCACAGCACCCTGTTGACCACCGACCGGATGACCCTCGGGGACGCCTTCCGGCGGTCCGGCTGGCAGACCGTGGGGGTGATGCCCGCGGTCACCAAGGCGTGGCCGGAGGGGGCCTTCTACGGCTACGAGCGGTTCTACGACGCCAACAAGCTGGCCTACCGGGGCCCGAAGTTCAGCTTCGGCACGATGCCCGACCAGTACACGCTTGCCAGTTGGCGGCGGCTGGAGCAGGCCCGACCGGCTGGGCCGCCGGTGATGACGGAGCTGTCGCTGGTGTCCAGCCACTCCCCCTGGACGCCGGTGCCGCCGCTTGTCGACTGGGCCGACATCGACGCCGGCGGCGCGGTGTTCAAGGGCACCGCCGGGGACGGCAAGGGCGACGAGCGGCGTGGACTGGCCCGGATCCGGGCGGACTACCGGGAGTCCGTCGAGTACACGCTTGGCGCGCTCATCTCCTACGTCAAGACCTACGGCGACGACGACCTCGTCCTGGTCATCCTCGGTGACCACCAGCCCGCCCCGGTGGTCACCGGCGACAACCCCAGTCACGACGTACCGATCACGATCGTCGCCCGGGACCGGGCCGTCATGGACCGGATCTCCGGGTGGGATTGGCAGGATGGACTCAAGCCCGGCCCGCAGGCCCCGGTCTGGCGGATGGACGCCTTCCGGGACCGCTTCCTGACCGCCTTCGGCCCGTAG
- a CDS encoding CDP-alcohol phosphatidyltransferase family protein: MQIALLALLTVTVGLSTWGWLAGLAYGVVLCALLNRGMAGARVRVLSPADRVTLGRAILVGGVTALAVHSLDRPAPIVPMVALTAVALALDAVDGYTARRTGTSSALGARFDMEVDSFLVLVLCLVVAPSAGPWVLVIGAMRYLFVAASWVLPWMRGSLPPRYWRKVVAAAQGVLLTVAMAQVLGSVLTLVVLLVSLGLLVESFGRDVRWLWTTRRVHPAAIGVQSGPAERAVRPGLPERAELPAHTARPERTGRLERPGYTGRPAAGRGTLVAGPRGARAAHERPAGAAARDRVVRV; encoded by the coding sequence GTGCAGATTGCCCTGTTGGCACTGCTCACCGTGACCGTCGGCCTGAGCACCTGGGGATGGCTGGCGGGGCTGGCCTACGGGGTCGTCCTCTGTGCCCTGCTCAACCGGGGTATGGCCGGTGCGCGCGTGCGGGTGCTCAGTCCCGCCGACCGGGTGACGTTGGGCCGGGCGATCCTGGTCGGCGGAGTGACCGCCCTGGCGGTGCACTCCCTCGACCGGCCGGCACCGATCGTGCCGATGGTCGCCCTGACCGCCGTGGCGCTGGCGCTCGACGCGGTGGACGGGTACACCGCCCGACGGACCGGGACCAGCAGCGCGCTGGGTGCCCGGTTCGACATGGAGGTCGACTCCTTCCTGGTACTGGTGCTCTGCCTCGTGGTCGCGCCGTCGGCGGGTCCCTGGGTTCTCGTGATCGGCGCGATGCGCTACCTCTTCGTCGCGGCGAGCTGGGTACTGCCCTGGATGCGGGGTTCGTTGCCGCCGCGCTACTGGCGTAAGGTCGTCGCGGCGGCCCAGGGGGTGCTGTTGACGGTGGCCATGGCGCAGGTGCTGGGTTCGGTGTTGACGCTCGTGGTGCTGCTGGTGTCGCTGGGGCTGCTCGTCGAGTCGTTCGGCCGGGACGTCCGGTGGTTGTGGACGACCCGCCGGGTCCACCCCGCCGCCATCGGGGTCCAATCCGGGCCTGCCGAGCGCGCGGTGCGTCCGGGGCTGCCCGAGCGTGCGGAACTTCCCGCACACACCGCACGGCCCGAGCGCACCGGACGGCTCGAGCGGCCCGGGTACACCGGGCGTCCTGCCGCGGGGCGGGGCACCCTGGTGGCCGGCCCCAGGGGCGCGCGGGCAGCGCACGAACGTCCGGCCGGGGCCGCGGCCCGGGACCGGGTCGTGCGGGTCTGA
- a CDS encoding phosphatase PAP2 family protein, with translation MPSAPGHSVTPPAQRLARAVTEVFAPAVLAAIVPLVIAVHSAPTFAGGVGWGLLAMLFCSLVPYGVIWLGVRRGHLTDHHIGRREQRRRPLAYGLTSVLVGLAVLVLLGAPRPLVAMVVVMLAVLLVVTAINLVWKLSAHAAVSAASATVLVVVFGWVLLPALAPVVALVGWSRVRLRDHTTGQVVAGTVAGVLVAVPTFLALA, from the coding sequence ATGCCCTCCGCGCCTGGTCACAGCGTCACGCCCCCTGCTCAGCGGCTCGCCCGGGCGGTCACCGAGGTCTTCGCCCCGGCGGTCCTCGCCGCGATCGTGCCGCTGGTCATCGCGGTGCACAGCGCGCCGACGTTCGCCGGTGGCGTCGGCTGGGGTCTGCTGGCCATGCTCTTCTGCTCCCTCGTCCCGTACGGCGTGATCTGGCTCGGGGTCCGACGCGGGCACCTCACCGACCACCACATCGGCCGGCGTGAGCAACGCCGCCGCCCGCTGGCGTACGGCCTCACCTCGGTGCTCGTCGGACTCGCCGTCCTGGTCCTGCTCGGCGCGCCCCGACCACTGGTCGCGATGGTGGTGGTGATGCTCGCCGTACTCCTGGTGGTCACCGCGATCAACCTGGTCTGGAAACTCAGCGCCCACGCGGCGGTGAGTGCCGCGTCGGCGACCGTCCTGGTCGTCGTGTTCGGCTGGGTGCTGCTGCCGGCCCTGGCCCCGGTGGTGGCCCTGGTCGGCTGGTCCCGGGTCAGGCTGCGCGACCACACGACCGGCCAGGTCGTGGCGGGCACGGTGGCGGGCGTGCTGGTCGCCGTACCCACGTTTCTCGCGCTCGCCTGA
- a CDS encoding beta-L-arabinofuranosidase domain-containing protein yields MSSLPLSRRRVLQATGATVLFSATGATLVDPRSASAAVLPPARPDLGVSAYPFDLGQVRLTAGRWLDNQNRTLNYLRFVDVNRLLYVFRTNHRLSTNGAQATGGWEAPGHFLRGQSQGHFLTAWAQAYAVLGDTTCRDKANQMVTELARCQANNAAAGFNTGYLSAAPESDITTIENGGSAGVPYYCLHKTLAGLLDVWRYIGNTEARDVLLRFAGWVDWRTGRLSASQMQTVLRTEFGGMNAVLTDLYQQTGDARWLTVAQRFDHAAVFDPLAANRDQLNGLHANTQVPKWVGAAREYKATGTTRYRDIATNAWNITTGAHTYVIGGNSQAEHFRPPNAIAGYLVADTCEFCNTYNMLKLTRELWLIDPSRAAYFDFYERALTNHLIGAQNPADNHGHICYFTPMRPGGRRGEVGPLAGGGSFSTDYNSFWCCQGTGLETNTKLMDSIYFHNGTTLTVNLFVPSVLTWASRGITVTQTTSYPVGDTTTLTLAGTMSGSWSIRVRIPGWTSGASIAVNGTTQNVAITPGSYATVTRTWAAGDTVTVRLPMRVVMQAANDNPGVAAVTYGPTVLSGNYGNTALNALPALSVASITRSSTNSLAFTATANGAQVNLGPFSDAHGHNYTVYWNTGGSDPGGTTHRLVNAGTGLVLGIQDMSTADGGLAVQWGDTGTADHNWVVVTDGNAVRFRNVNSGKVLGVENMSTADNARVLQWADNGTADHRWTLLDNGDGTYRIRNVNSGKLLGILNGSTAWGAQAVQDADNGSADNRWRLVRNG; encoded by the coding sequence ATGTCATCCCTACCTCTCAGCCGACGTCGCGTGCTGCAGGCCACCGGTGCGACCGTGCTGTTCTCGGCGACCGGGGCCACCCTGGTCGACCCGCGGTCGGCCAGCGCGGCGGTGCTGCCGCCGGCCCGGCCGGACCTGGGCGTCTCGGCGTACCCGTTCGACCTCGGGCAGGTACGGCTGACCGCCGGCCGCTGGCTGGACAACCAGAACCGGACCCTCAACTACCTGCGGTTCGTCGACGTCAACCGGCTGCTCTACGTCTTCCGCACCAACCACCGCCTCAGCACCAACGGCGCCCAGGCCACCGGCGGCTGGGAAGCACCCGGGCACTTCCTGCGCGGGCAGAGCCAGGGACACTTCCTCACCGCCTGGGCCCAGGCCTACGCCGTGCTCGGCGACACCACCTGCCGGGACAAGGCCAACCAGATGGTCACCGAACTGGCCAGGTGCCAGGCGAACAACGCCGCCGCCGGCTTCAACACCGGGTACCTGTCGGCCGCCCCCGAGTCCGACATCACCACCATCGAGAACGGCGGCAGCGCGGGCGTGCCGTACTACTGCCTGCACAAGACCCTGGCCGGGCTCCTGGACGTCTGGCGGTACATCGGCAACACCGAGGCCCGTGACGTGCTGCTGCGCTTCGCCGGCTGGGTCGACTGGCGTACCGGCCGGCTCAGCGCCAGCCAGATGCAGACCGTCCTGCGTACCGAGTTCGGCGGCATGAACGCGGTGCTGACCGACCTGTACCAGCAGACCGGTGACGCCCGCTGGCTGACCGTGGCCCAACGCTTCGACCACGCCGCCGTCTTCGACCCGCTGGCGGCCAACCGGGACCAGCTCAACGGGTTGCACGCCAACACCCAGGTCCCCAAGTGGGTGGGCGCGGCCCGCGAGTACAAGGCCACCGGGACCACCCGCTACCGGGACATCGCCACCAACGCCTGGAACATCACCACCGGCGCGCACACGTACGTCATCGGCGGCAACAGCCAGGCCGAGCACTTCCGCCCACCGAACGCCATCGCCGGGTACCTGGTGGCGGACACCTGCGAGTTCTGCAACACCTACAACATGCTCAAGCTGACCCGGGAGCTGTGGCTGATCGACCCGAGCCGGGCCGCCTACTTCGACTTCTACGAGCGCGCCCTGACCAACCACCTGATCGGGGCGCAGAACCCGGCCGACAACCACGGGCACATCTGCTACTTCACGCCGATGCGCCCCGGCGGCCGACGCGGCGAGGTCGGTCCGCTGGCCGGCGGCGGCAGCTTCAGCACCGACTACAACTCGTTCTGGTGCTGCCAGGGCACCGGCCTGGAGACCAACACGAAGCTGATGGACTCCATCTACTTCCACAACGGCACCACCCTGACGGTGAACCTCTTCGTGCCGTCGGTGCTGACCTGGGCCAGCCGTGGGATCACGGTCACCCAGACCACCAGCTACCCGGTCGGCGACACCACCACGCTCACCCTGGCCGGGACGATGAGCGGCTCGTGGAGCATCCGGGTCCGGATTCCGGGCTGGACCAGCGGCGCGAGCATCGCGGTCAACGGCACCACCCAGAACGTCGCCATCACCCCGGGCAGCTACGCCACCGTCACCCGCACCTGGGCGGCGGGTGACACCGTCACCGTACGCCTGCCGATGCGGGTCGTCATGCAGGCCGCGAACGACAACCCCGGCGTCGCCGCGGTCACCTACGGCCCGACGGTACTCAGCGGCAACTACGGCAACACCGCCCTGAACGCCCTGCCGGCGCTCTCGGTCGCCTCGATCACCCGGTCCAGCACCAACTCGTTGGCGTTCACCGCGACCGCGAACGGCGCCCAGGTCAACCTCGGCCCGTTCTCCGACGCCCACGGCCACAACTACACCGTCTACTGGAACACCGGCGGCAGCGACCCCGGTGGCACCACCCACCGGCTGGTCAACGCGGGCACCGGGCTGGTCCTCGGGATCCAGGACATGTCCACCGCCGACGGTGGCCTCGCCGTGCAGTGGGGCGACACCGGCACCGCCGACCACAACTGGGTGGTGGTGACCGACGGCAACGCGGTCCGGTTCCGCAACGTCAACAGCGGCAAGGTCCTGGGGGTGGAGAACATGTCCACCGCCGACAACGCCCGGGTGCTGCAGTGGGCGGACAACGGCACCGCCGACCACCGGTGGACCCTGCTGGACAACGGCGACGGCACCTACCGGATCCGCAACGTCAACAGCGGCAAGCTGCTCGGCATCCTCAACGGCTCCACCGCCTGGGGCGCGCAGGCCGTGCAGGACGCGGACAACGGCAGCGCGGACAACCGCTGGCGGCTGGTCCGCAACGGCTGA